A genomic stretch from Rhodothermales bacterium includes:
- a CDS encoding cytochrome c3 family protein yields the protein MLNLSSSPARLALLIVALAACLTPTASQSQLISPGKLTRAHTDLEGVANCTQCHALGQRSANDDLCLNCHTPIEARINAKTGFHVTVDAQPCGDCHKEHFGVDFVPVRFDTTAFEHDKTTFKLTGAHQETACRTCHQTDYILAPDVLAYNQKHNALDKTYLGLLTPCKSCHEPDSPHQDQFETEACDTCHETEKWEEAVAFDHDEARFKLTGRHQDVSCENCHETRQTPAGAEYALYRPIEFASCRNCHEDQHEGRFGADCVSCHKTADWHELTELSKTKFDHDETGYELIGSHADLECASCHQKPARRDADIRVTLIGNTAGNTYPRLQATNCLSCHVDFHQKEFVESPGGGAVCENCHDQHDFYPSTYDITRHLKESSFELTGAHLATACVACHNPDGDRPTFAIEETECQDCHREDSPHGDQFADERGLTACTSCHVTERWDDARSFDHDETLFALTGKHETVACDGCHKAAGPEAGFEGPAYRGLDTACASCHTEDDPHLDQFPGKACNDCHDTQAFEIPSFDHEKTRFSLTGAHTRVACESCHTEEQPSQGDPFTRYRPLPTACEDCHGEE from the coding sequence ATGCTCAATCTGTCGTCGTCGCCGGCTCGATTGGCGTTGCTGATCGTTGCGCTGGCGGCATGCCTCACCCCAACCGCGAGCCAATCCCAGTTGATCTCGCCCGGTAAACTGACGCGTGCCCACACCGACCTCGAAGGCGTGGCCAACTGCACGCAATGCCACGCGCTCGGGCAACGGAGCGCGAACGACGACCTGTGCCTGAACTGCCACACACCGATCGAGGCCCGAATCAACGCAAAAACCGGCTTTCACGTCACGGTCGATGCCCAGCCGTGCGGGGATTGCCATAAAGAACACTTCGGGGTCGACTTCGTCCCCGTTCGTTTCGACACCACGGCCTTCGAGCATGACAAAACGACGTTTAAGCTGACCGGGGCGCACCAGGAAACGGCCTGCCGGACGTGCCATCAGACGGACTATATCCTGGCGCCGGATGTGCTGGCCTACAACCAGAAACACAACGCGCTCGACAAAACCTATCTGGGCCTGCTCACTCCGTGTAAATCCTGCCACGAACCCGACAGCCCGCACCAGGATCAGTTTGAGACAGAAGCCTGCGACACCTGCCACGAAACGGAGAAATGGGAAGAGGCCGTGGCTTTCGACCACGACGAAGCCCGGTTCAAGCTGACGGGCCGGCATCAGGACGTGTCCTGCGAGAATTGCCACGAAACCCGGCAGACGCCGGCCGGCGCTGAATACGCCCTGTACCGCCCCATCGAGTTCGCCTCCTGCCGCAATTGCCACGAAGATCAGCATGAAGGCCGGTTCGGGGCGGACTGTGTCTCCTGCCATAAAACCGCCGACTGGCACGAACTCACCGAGCTTAGTAAAACGAAATTCGACCACGACGAGACGGGCTACGAACTGATAGGGAGCCATGCGGACCTGGAGTGCGCCTCCTGCCACCAGAAACCCGCCCGGCGCGACGCCGACATACGGGTGACCCTCATCGGGAATACCGCCGGCAACACCTACCCGCGGCTCCAGGCGACCAACTGCCTCTCCTGCCACGTCGATTTCCACCAGAAGGAATTCGTCGAGAGCCCCGGCGGTGGAGCGGTCTGTGAGAATTGCCACGACCAGCACGATTTCTACCCGTCGACGTACGATATCACACGGCATCTAAAAGAATCTTCCTTCGAACTCACGGGCGCTCACCTCGCCACGGCCTGCGTCGCGTGCCACAACCCCGATGGCGACCGTCCGACCTTTGCCATCGAAGAGACCGAGTGCCAGGATTGCCACCGCGAGGATAGTCCACACGGCGATCAATTTGCCGACGAGCGCGGGCTGACGGCCTGCACGTCGTGCCACGTGACCGAGCGCTGGGACGACGCCCGCAGCTTCGACCATGACGAGACGCTGTTTGCGCTTACTGGCAAACACGAAACCGTAGCCTGCGACGGATGCCACAAAGCCGCCGGCCCGGAGGCCGGCTTCGAGGGGCCGGCGTACCGGGGGCTGGATACCGCATGCGCCAGCTGCCACACCGAAGACGACCCGCACCTCGATCAATTCCCGGGTAAGGCCTGTAACGATTGCCACGACACGCAGGCGTTTGAGATTCCCTCGTTCGATCACGAAAAAACCCGGTTCTCGCTCACCGGCGCGCATACCCGCGTCGCCTGTGAAAGCTGTCACACCGAAGAACAACCCTCTCAGGGGGACCCCTTCACCCGCTACCGTCCGCTCCCAACGGCCTGCGAAGACTGCCACGGGGAAGAATAA
- a CDS encoding tetratricopeptide repeat protein has product MTNRWKQSPFLLAYVLAGFVLFAVFWFGAKRATDPHAEAGWTAAPAAASASTTPSETFTPDKSNVNPTTHSQLETLRMRLVEAPDDTTHLIRFGRLLQDAHQPEEAARTYRHYLALHPANRQVWLDLTQCYGELQQWDEALKAVDDLLARYSGDPAGRYNKGAILANMSRFQDARAIWTEVADQIDDPDVALMARQSLNKLPPG; this is encoded by the coding sequence ATGACCAATCGATGGAAACAAAGCCCATTTCTCCTGGCCTATGTATTGGCCGGCTTCGTGCTGTTCGCTGTCTTCTGGTTCGGCGCGAAGCGGGCCACGGATCCGCACGCCGAGGCGGGATGGACCGCCGCGCCCGCCGCGGCCAGCGCCTCCACGACCCCGTCGGAGACCTTCACGCCGGACAAGAGCAACGTCAATCCGACGACCCACTCGCAGCTGGAGACGCTACGGATGCGCCTCGTCGAAGCGCCCGATGATACCACGCATCTGATCCGTTTTGGCCGGCTTCTGCAGGATGCGCATCAGCCCGAGGAGGCCGCTCGCACCTATAGACACTATCTGGCGCTGCACCCGGCGAACCGGCAGGTCTGGCTGGATCTCACGCAATGTTATGGCGAGCTACAGCAGTGGGACGAGGCGCTCAAGGCGGTGGATGACCTGCTCGCGCGCTACTCGGGCGATCCGGCCGGCCGCTACAACAAAGGTGCTATCCTCGCGAACATGAGCCGGTTTCAAGATGCGCGCGCCATCTGGACAGAGGTTGCCGATCAGATCGACGACCCCGACGTGGCCCTGATGGCCCGCCAATCCCTGAACAAACTCCCCCCTGGTTGA
- a CDS encoding cytochrome c3 family protein yields the protein MRRTALLIVWLLTLAGSTAYAQQGTSPHGVLTIDSDCNACHRTEAWAPLREAMAFSHNMQTDFPLTGSHQRVNCASCHIDLRFDEPHVAATECATCHLDVHQGAYSQNCADCHNTTLFQDVEGIGVHARTSFPLTGTHAQLTCVTCHTDDVGGAFTSLESTCESCHQDDYDHATSLDHVAAGFPLTCETCHNTVNWQGTLFDHQLASNGFVLLGAHEQEPCSACHRSPDLTPIFAAQNDQDCISCHQPDYTDEHAGSGFPTTCLECHSTETWDGATFDHVLASEGFALIGAHDALACETCHSMPDLTPLFTPANDQDCITCHQQDYSDEHTGTGFPNTCLDCHNTTTWDGATFDHDDLYFPIYSGNHRGEWSNNCQSCHLQPANYASFSCEGACHEHTKAKMDNEHQGENGYTFDFPLCLNCHPNGN from the coding sequence ATGAGACGCACCGCTCTACTCATCGTCTGGCTGCTCACACTGGCCGGATCTACCGCTTACGCCCAACAGGGGACAAGTCCACACGGCGTGCTCACGATCGACTCCGACTGCAATGCCTGCCATCGGACCGAGGCCTGGGCCCCGCTGCGCGAGGCCATGGCGTTTTCCCATAACATGCAGACCGACTTCCCCCTCACGGGGAGTCACCAGCGGGTCAACTGCGCTTCCTGCCACATCGATCTCCGATTTGACGAACCCCATGTCGCGGCGACGGAGTGCGCCACGTGCCATCTGGATGTCCACCAGGGCGCCTACTCCCAAAACTGCGCCGACTGCCACAATACCACGCTTTTCCAGGATGTCGAGGGCATCGGCGTCCATGCGCGCACCAGCTTCCCCCTGACGGGCACCCACGCGCAACTCACGTGCGTTACCTGCCACACCGACGATGTGGGCGGCGCCTTTACTTCGCTTGAGTCCACCTGCGAATCGTGCCACCAGGATGATTATGATCATGCGACGAGCCTCGACCACGTCGCCGCCGGCTTCCCGCTCACCTGTGAAACCTGCCACAACACGGTGAACTGGCAGGGCACCCTGTTCGATCACCAGCTGGCCTCGAACGGATTCGTGCTGCTCGGAGCCCACGAACAAGAACCCTGCTCGGCCTGCCATCGGTCCCCGGATCTGACCCCCATTTTTGCGGCACAGAACGATCAAGATTGTATCTCCTGCCACCAGCCCGATTACACCGACGAACACGCCGGCTCCGGATTCCCGACGACCTGCCTCGAGTGTCACTCCACCGAGACGTGGGACGGCGCGACGTTCGACCACGTACTCGCCTCCGAGGGCTTCGCCCTCATCGGGGCGCACGACGCCCTGGCCTGTGAAACCTGCCACAGCATGCCCGATCTCACGCCGCTCTTTACCCCGGCCAACGACCAGGACTGCATCACCTGCCACCAGCAGGACTACTCGGATGAGCACACCGGTACGGGCTTCCCGAATACCTGTCTGGATTGCCACAACACGACCACCTGGGACGGCGCGACGTTCGATCACGACGACCTGTATTTCCCGATCTATTCGGGAAATCACCGGGGCGAATGGTCGAACAACTGCCAGTCCTGCCATTTGCAGCCGGCGAACTACGCCTCGTTCAGTTGCGAAGGCGCCTGCCATGAGCACACGAAGGCCAAAATGGACAACGAACACCAGGGTGAAAACGGGTATACCTTCGACTTCCCGCTGTGTCTGAATTGCCATCCCAACGGGAATTAG